A stretch of Paenibacillus sp. URB8-2 DNA encodes these proteins:
- a CDS encoding bifunctional 4-hydroxy-2-oxoglutarate aldolase/2-dehydro-3-deoxy-phosphogluconate aldolase — MEKWKVIRTIEETGIIAIVRGTKPQEMMRIASALYNGGVKVIEVTCNTPGYLGMIEQLAGEMGEKMIIGAGTVLNAPTAQSVIDAGATFALAPDLNPEVIKALHEKNRLIIPGVATPTEMVQAQRLGVDLMKLFPAGALGARFLKEVRGPLADIRFIPVGGINLTNIGEFAEAGAVAFGIGGELVNKSVIDSGSYDQLTKRAEDFIEAVRRHRH; from the coding sequence ATGGAAAAGTGGAAGGTTATCCGCACAATCGAAGAGACGGGGATTATTGCCATTGTCCGGGGCACCAAGCCGCAGGAAATGATGCGCATCGCCTCCGCTCTCTATAATGGCGGAGTAAAGGTCATTGAGGTCACATGCAATACGCCGGGCTATCTCGGCATGATCGAGCAATTGGCCGGCGAAATGGGCGAGAAAATGATCATTGGGGCTGGAACGGTGCTGAATGCGCCGACGGCACAGTCGGTCATCGACGCGGGAGCGACGTTCGCTCTTGCGCCCGATCTCAATCCCGAAGTCATTAAAGCGCTGCATGAGAAGAATCGACTGATTATTCCCGGCGTAGCCACTCCTACGGAGATGGTTCAGGCGCAGCGGCTTGGTGTCGATCTGATGAAGCTGTTCCCTGCAGGCGCGCTGGGCGCCCGCTTCCTCAAGGAGGTGCGCGGACCGCTGGCCGATATCCGCTTTATTCCGGTAGGGGGCATCAACCTCACCAATATCGGGGAGTTTGCCGAAGCGGGTGCGGTTGCATTCGGCATCGGCGGCGAATTGGTGAACAAGTCCGTGATTGATTCGGGCAGTTATGATCAATTGACCAAGCGGGCTGAGGATTTCATCGAAGCCGTTCGCCGGCATAGACACTGA
- the nudC gene encoding NAD(+) diphosphatase, which translates to MPKPRESIYKRYIPAVAAKPDFGGPAYWFIFSSGRLLVSESSGMIGIPLAQSVEQLHIAPVRTLYLGTFEEIPCFAVEAPSDAAEPEELVFRPLRPLYDVMDEDLFHLAGKAIQMIAWDDTHQFCSRCGTPTVLSQIERSRECPECGLVSYPRLAPAVITAILKDKQILLAHARNFQNNMYGLIAGFVEPGETLEDCVKREIMEEVGIKVHNIRYFSSQQWPFPHSLMVGFVADYESGEITVDGEEIVHAAWFDPDSLPNIPPKVSIARKIIDWYVENYS; encoded by the coding sequence ATGCCTAAACCAAGAGAAAGCATTTATAAACGGTATATTCCGGCGGTTGCCGCCAAGCCCGATTTCGGCGGACCTGCCTATTGGTTCATCTTTAGCTCCGGCCGGCTGCTCGTTTCGGAATCTTCCGGCATGATCGGCATTCCGCTTGCGCAATCGGTCGAGCAGCTCCATATTGCTCCGGTACGCACCTTGTATCTCGGGACTTTCGAAGAAATCCCATGCTTCGCCGTAGAAGCCCCTTCGGATGCGGCCGAGCCGGAAGAACTGGTGTTCCGCCCGCTCCGGCCTCTGTACGACGTAATGGACGAAGACCTGTTCCATCTGGCGGGCAAGGCGATCCAGATGATCGCCTGGGACGACACGCATCAGTTCTGCAGCCGGTGCGGCACGCCGACGGTCCTGTCGCAAATCGAGAGATCGCGGGAATGTCCGGAATGCGGACTGGTCAGCTATCCGCGCCTCGCGCCTGCCGTAATTACCGCCATTCTGAAGGACAAGCAGATCCTGCTCGCCCATGCCCGAAATTTTCAAAATAATATGTACGGGCTGATTGCCGGCTTCGTCGAACCCGGTGAGACGCTGGAGGACTGCGTTAAGCGGGAAATTATGGAGGAGGTCGGAATTAAGGTCCATAATATCCGCTATTTTTCCAGCCAGCAGTGGCCGTTTCCCCATTCCTTGATGGTCGGTTTCGTTGCTGACTATGAGAGCGGAGAAATTACAGTGGACGGAGAGGAAATTGTCCATGCCGCCTGGTTTGATCCTGATAGCCTGCCCAACATTCCGCCGAAGGTCAGTATTGCCCGCAAGATCATCGACTGGTACGTAGAGAACTATTCCTGA
- a CDS encoding cupin domain-containing protein, with amino-acid sequence MNSLFSSPALTLAADSNKHINYRRDADNCLTQVFGAQLPAIETGFFNAHMTKECVVQPHWHTNASELVFVISGEIVTSVFNPFTQQLMTYRLTPGQVSSFPKGWFHWITVLSEHTHFLTIFDVPTPDVVYGSDFLKAIPPEVLNRAYCVDEQNYKQAVAPLQESVILGPPPGCVCGNNPPPVQGMQKHPHHSGHQAAASHPCPSHGQVYVHGYAGQLHNRYPYSN; translated from the coding sequence ATGAACTCTCTGTTCAGCTCTCCGGCGCTGACGCTTGCAGCAGATTCCAACAAGCATATCAATTATCGGCGGGATGCGGATAACTGCCTCACCCAAGTGTTTGGAGCCCAGCTTCCGGCTATAGAGACAGGTTTTTTCAACGCGCACATGACCAAAGAATGCGTTGTTCAGCCGCATTGGCATACGAACGCGTCGGAGCTTGTCTTTGTCATCAGCGGGGAGATCGTTACGTCCGTATTTAATCCTTTTACGCAGCAGCTCATGACCTACAGGCTGACTCCGGGCCAGGTTTCCTCATTTCCAAAAGGATGGTTCCACTGGATCACCGTCTTGTCCGAGCATACGCACTTTTTGACCATTTTCGATGTCCCTACCCCGGATGTCGTCTACGGCTCCGATTTTCTGAAGGCCATCCCGCCGGAAGTCCTGAACCGGGCCTACTGTGTAGACGAGCAGAATTACAAGCAAGCGGTCGCTCCGCTTCAAGAATCGGTCATTTTGGGACCGCCCCCGGGCTGCGTCTGCGGGAATAACCCGCCGCCGGTTCAGGGAATGCAGAAGCATCCGCACCACAGCGGCCACCAAGCCGCAGCTTCTCACCCGTGTCCTTCCCACGGTCAAGTATATGTGCACGGTTATGCCGGGCAGCTTCATAACCGTTATCCTTATTCGAACTAA
- a CDS encoding DUF1835 domain-containing protein, protein MMLHITNGDSVANKLRQGVVQGEIMAWREIYTVGPVFRNMAERGNRETRARYLERRLGIPQADYLKIEEQEQILRDLKKYNEIVLWFEYDLFDQTMLCYLLHCLAKLALGDTKVSLLCIGDYPGVEPFYGLGQLTAEQLMALSGTWQSVGARELELASRMWKAYTSPLPEQHIRFLQEDTSALPFVKKAFEAHLSRIPSVHNGLGIIEQTTLETVRDGEYGPHALFGQVGDKLHMLGMGDLEFWQHLKNMSKEPYPLLLIQGLEAFPDFSSAVPAFAHCRITLTALGRKVLAGEEDYLSLKGIDEWYGGLHLEGRSIPWRWDTCRNELSRVIF, encoded by the coding sequence ATGATGCTGCACATTACCAACGGCGATTCGGTCGCGAACAAGCTCAGGCAGGGCGTCGTGCAAGGCGAGATTATGGCCTGGAGGGAAATCTATACGGTAGGGCCCGTGTTCCGCAATATGGCTGAGAGGGGTAACCGGGAGACGCGGGCGCGGTATCTGGAACGGAGGCTCGGCATTCCGCAGGCAGATTATTTGAAGATTGAAGAGCAGGAGCAAATCCTGCGTGACTTGAAAAAATACAACGAAATCGTCTTATGGTTCGAATACGATCTGTTCGACCAGACGATGCTGTGTTATTTGCTTCACTGCCTTGCTAAGCTGGCGCTTGGAGATACGAAGGTGAGCTTGCTGTGTATCGGAGATTACCCGGGGGTTGAACCTTTTTACGGGCTGGGGCAGTTAACGGCCGAGCAGCTAATGGCATTATCCGGTACCTGGCAGTCTGTCGGAGCGCGGGAGCTGGAGTTAGCAAGCCGAATGTGGAAGGCCTATACATCACCCCTGCCCGAGCAGCATATCCGGTTCCTGCAGGAGGATACCTCTGCGCTGCCTTTTGTGAAAAAGGCGTTTGAGGCCCATTTATCCCGTATCCCCTCTGTGCATAACGGACTTGGGATCATTGAGCAGACAACGCTGGAGACCGTCCGGGACGGGGAATATGGGCCGCACGCTTTATTCGGGCAGGTGGGTGACAAGCTGCATATGCTGGGCATGGGCGATCTGGAATTTTGGCAGCACCTGAAGAACATGTCGAAGGAGCCTTACCCGCTGCTGCTTATTCAGGGTTTGGAAGCTTTTCCCGACTTTAGCAGCGCGGTACCGGCTTTTGCCCATTGCAGAATTACTCTAACCGCGCTGGGCCGGAAGGTTCTGGCCGGAGAAGAGGACTATCTTTCACTAAAAGGCATAGACGAGTGGTATGGCGGGCTGCACCTGGAGGGCCGGTCCATTCCGTGGCGCTGGGATACGTGCAGAAATGAGTTGTCCAGAGTCATTTTTTGA
- a CDS encoding TetR/AcrR family transcriptional regulator — protein sequence MAKDTTTSVNRRSDIISAAIEVFAEIGYYRATTAQVAERAKISQPYIFRFFHTKEVLLLTALEVSWARIIESFHQVVQSASPQQLETDLIIAYEQILGEHRNEVLLQMQAQTIQEHSIREAMRGGFREVRQIVLDAFRQADIADPEERTMLFLARGMLCNISVAINLPELMET from the coding sequence ATGGCTAAAGACACGACGACATCCGTTAACCGCAGATCGGACATTATATCGGCTGCAATCGAAGTGTTTGCGGAAATCGGCTACTACAGAGCAACTACGGCTCAGGTCGCTGAACGGGCGAAAATATCGCAGCCTTACATTTTTCGCTTTTTCCATACTAAAGAAGTGTTACTGTTAACGGCTTTGGAGGTTTCTTGGGCCAGAATCATCGAGTCCTTCCATCAAGTCGTGCAATCCGCATCTCCCCAGCAGCTCGAAACCGACCTGATCATCGCATACGAACAAATTCTGGGAGAACATCGGAATGAGGTGCTGCTTCAAATGCAGGCTCAGACCATTCAAGAACATTCGATCCGGGAAGCCATGCGGGGTGGCTTCAGGGAAGTCCGCCAAATCGTGCTGGACGCTTTCCGTCAGGCTGATATCGCAGATCCCGAAGAACGGACGATGTTGTTCCTGGCAAGGGGAATGTTATGTAATATTTCCGTAGCCATCAACCTGCCTGAATTAATGGAAACGTGA